The following proteins come from a genomic window of Lolium rigidum isolate FL_2022 chromosome 5, APGP_CSIRO_Lrig_0.1, whole genome shotgun sequence:
- the LOC124654910 gene encoding aspartate--tRNA ligase 2, cytoplasmic-like, with product MSSEPPPTPASASTEELEADLSAATISKKQLNKEARKAAKAAKADKAGKAEKPQAEEADPFAANYGDVPVEEIQSKAVSGRAWTHVGDLDQAAAGRSVLIRGSAQLFRPVSKKMAFLVLRQCMSTVQCVLVASADAGVSTQMVRFATSLSKESIVDVEGVVSIPKEPLKATTQQVEIQVRKVYCINRAIPTLPINLEDAARSEAEFEKAEQTGEKLVRVLQDTRLNYRSIDLRTPANQAIFRIQSQVENKFREYLSSKDFIGIHSPKLISGSSEGGAAVFKLQYNGQPACLAQSPQLYKQMAICGGFGRVFEVGPVFRAENSNTHRHLCEFMGLDAEMEIKEHYFEVCDIIDGLFVAIFKHLNENCKRELETINRQYPFEPLKYLEKTLKLTYAEGIQMLKEAGTEIDPMGDLNTESEKKLGRLVKEKYGTEFFILYRYPLAVRPFYTMPCYDDPAYSNSFDVFIRGEEIISGAQRVHTPELLRKRAIECGIDANTISSYIESFSYGAPPHGGFGVGLERVVMLFCALNNIRKTSLFPRDPQRLTP from the exons ATGTCGTCGGAGCCTCCACCCacccccgcctccgcctccacggaggagctcgaggcggaCCTCTCCGCCGCCACAATCAGCAAGAAGCAGCTCAACAAGGAGGCccgcaaggccgccaaggccgccaaggccgacAAGGCGGGGAAGGCCGAGAAGCcccaggcggaggaggcggacccCTTCGCCGCCAACTACGGCGACGTCCCCGTCGAGGAGATCCAGTCCAAGGCCGTCTCCGGCCGGGCCTGGACCCACGTCGGCGACCTCGACCAGGCCGCCGCGGGCCGCTCCGTGCTCATCCGCGGATCCGCGCAGCTCTTCCGCCCCGTCAGCAAGAAGATGGCCTTCCTCGTCCTGCGCCAGTGCATGAGCACCGTGCAGTGCGTGCTCGTCGCCAGCGCCGACGCTGGGGTCAGCACGCAGATGGTGCGATTCGCCACGTCACTCAGCAAGGAGAGCATCGTTGACGTCGAGGGCGTCGTGTCCATCCCCAAGGAGCCACTCAAGGCCACAACACAGCAG GTGGAGATTCAGGTCAGGAAGGTCTACTGCATCAACAGGGCCATCCCCACACTGCCTATCAACCTCGAGGATGCAGCTCGCAGTGAAGCAGAATTTGAGAAGGCTGAGCAG ACTGGAGAGAAGCTGGTGCGTGTTCTCCAGGACACACGATTGAACTATCGATCTATCGACCTGCGCACACCCGCCAATCAAGCAATCTTCCGCATCCAATCCCAAGTTGAAAAC aaattcagagaatatttgtcCTCGAAGGATTTCATTGGCATCCACAGTCCGAAATTGATTTCAGGATCAAGTGAAGGTGGTGCAGCTGTATTCAAGCTTCAGTACAATGGCCAGCCTGCTTGTTTAGCACAATCTCCGCAGTTATACAAGCAGATGGCTATTTGTGGTGGCTTCGGCCGTGTCTTTGAGGTTGGTCCTGTATTTAGAGCTGAAAACTCTAACACTCACAGGCATCTATGTGAGTTCATGGGGTTGGATGCCGAGATGGAGATTAAAGAGCACTACTTTGAG GTTTGTGACATCATAGATGGCTTGTTTGTAGCAATATTCAAACACTTGAATGAAAATTGCAAGAGGGAACTTGAGACAATAAATAGGCAGTATCCATTTGAACCGCTGAAG TACCTAGAGAAAACATTGAAGCTAACATACGCGGAAGGGATTCAAATGTTGAAG GAAGCTGGAACTGAAATTGATCCTATGGGTGACCTCAACACAGAATctgagaaaaaacttggccgCCTTGTTAAGGAGAA GTATGGCACAGAATTTTTCATTCTCTATCGGTATCCTTTGGCTGTGCGCCCTTTCTACACCATGCCTTGCTATGATGACCCTGCTTACAGCAACTCGTTCGATGTCTTCATTCGAG GCGAGGAAATTATTTCTGGAGCCCAAAGAGTGCACACGCCTGAGTTGCTGAGGAAACGTGCAATTGAGTGTGGAATTGATGCGAATACTATATCATCGTACATTGAATCTTTCAG TTATGGTGCCCCTCCTCATGGTGGTTTTGGAGTCGGGTTGGAGAGAGTGGTGATGCTTTTCTGCGCCCTCAACAACATCAGGAAGACATCTCTTTTCCCTCGTGACCCGCAGAGACTCACGCCATAA